A single window of Flavobacterium aestivum DNA harbors:
- a CDS encoding amino acid permease, translated as MALKGLFRKKTVQDILKQVEKNNLEGHDALGKHLTAKDLTAFGIAAIVGAGIFSTIGKASFDGGPAVIFLFLFTAVACSFAAFAYAEFASMVPVSGSAYTYSYVAFGELIAWIIGWALIMEYSVGNITVAISWSDYFTGLLSSGGIDLPQWVQMDYLTASNGFKDATALMEGGKTFENLSAGMQDAYTAWTTSPMIGSFHFVADLPALLIIVLITALIYRGMKESRNASNIMVVVKLCIVLLVIAVGIFYVDIDNWHPFAPNGVSGVLKGVSAVFFAYIGFDAISTTAEECKDPQRDLPRGMMWAIVICTLLYIAIALVLTGMVRYNTLDVGDPLAFVFDQLHLKWMSGIIAVSAVVAMASVLLVFQMGQPRIWMSMSRDGLLPKKFSTVHPKFKTPSFATIVVGFVVAVPALFMNLTMVTDLCSIGTLFAFVLVCAGVLALQNKTDIPRGKFKTPYINSRYIFPLLIVVALVISFGYNKKATMGFITNETKINDSQFIITSLNKEETQKVYNYLLSIEGKTSTTEKLDVEHLLSQYQEDDAKYEKVVAGLPISDSIKYESGFDLFKHKIPMWIFLIVIVGLVFWSHKENLSLIPLLGLICCLYMMAELSVWNWIYFSVWLIIGLIIYFSFSRKNSKLNLENLDNNQD; from the coding sequence ATGGCATTAAAGGGGCTTTTTAGAAAAAAAACAGTTCAGGATATTTTAAAACAGGTCGAAAAGAACAATTTAGAAGGACATGATGCTTTAGGAAAACATTTGACAGCTAAAGATTTAACAGCTTTTGGAATTGCAGCCATTGTTGGTGCAGGTATTTTCAGCACCATAGGAAAAGCTAGTTTTGATGGAGGCCCAGCAGTAATATTCTTGTTTTTGTTTACGGCTGTTGCCTGTAGTTTTGCGGCTTTTGCTTATGCAGAGTTTGCTTCGATGGTTCCGGTTTCAGGGAGTGCTTATACGTATTCTTATGTAGCTTTTGGAGAATTAATAGCCTGGATTATAGGTTGGGCTTTAATTATGGAATATTCGGTTGGTAATATAACAGTTGCGATATCGTGGAGTGATTATTTTACAGGCTTACTCTCCAGCGGAGGGATCGATTTACCGCAGTGGGTACAAATGGATTATTTAACAGCTTCTAATGGGTTTAAAGATGCTACTGCCTTAATGGAAGGAGGGAAAACTTTTGAAAACTTAAGTGCTGGGATGCAAGATGCCTACACGGCTTGGACAACATCACCTATGATTGGTTCTTTTCATTTTGTAGCTGATTTGCCAGCACTTTTAATTATTGTTTTGATTACGGCATTGATTTATAGAGGGATGAAAGAATCTCGTAATGCAAGTAACATCATGGTTGTGGTCAAACTTTGTATTGTTCTTTTAGTAATTGCTGTTGGTATATTTTATGTAGATATTGATAACTGGCATCCTTTTGCACCGAATGGAGTTTCGGGAGTTTTAAAAGGAGTTTCGGCGGTGTTCTTTGCTTATATAGGTTTTGATGCTATTTCAACAACTGCAGAAGAGTGTAAAGATCCACAACGTGATTTGCCAAGAGGGATGATGTGGGCGATTGTTATTTGTACTCTTTTATATATAGCTATTGCATTGGTTCTTACAGGAATGGTTAGATATAATACTTTGGATGTTGGTGATCCATTGGCTTTTGTGTTTGATCAATTGCACTTAAAATGGATGTCAGGAATTATTGCAGTGAGTGCAGTAGTTGCTATGGCGAGTGTTTTATTAGTTTTTCAAATGGGACAACCTCGTATCTGGATGAGTATGAGTCGGGATGGTTTATTGCCAAAAAAATTCTCTACGGTACATCCTAAATTCAAAACACCTTCTTTTGCTACAATTGTAGTAGGTTTTGTGGTAGCGGTGCCAGCTTTATTTATGAATTTAACAATGGTTACAGATTTATGTAGTATTGGTACTTTGTTCGCATTTGTTTTGGTTTGTGCTGGAGTTTTGGCTTTGCAAAATAAAACAGATATTCCAAGAGGAAAATTCAAAACGCCTTATATCAACTCAAGATACATCTTTCCTTTATTAATTGTAGTTGCTTTGGTTATTTCTTTTGGATATAATAAAAAAGCAACAATGGGATTCATTACTAATGAGACTAAAATCAATGATTCACAATTTATTATTACTTCGCTGAATAAAGAGGAAACACAAAAAGTATATAATTATTTACTAAGCATCGAAGGAAAAACAAGCACAACCGAGAAACTTGATGTTGAGCATTTATTGAGCCAATACCAAGAGGATGATGCTAAATATGAAAAGGTGGTTGCCGGATTACCTATCTCAGATTCTATAAAATATGAAAGCGGATTTGATTTGTTTAAACATAAAATACCAATGTGGATTTTCTTGATTGTTATCGTTGGATTGGTGTTTTGGTCACATAAAGAAAACTTGTCTTTAATTCCGCTTTTGGGCTTAATCTGTTGTTTGTATATGATGGCAGAGTTAAGTGTTTGGAATTGGATTTATTTTAGTGTCTGGTTGATTATTGGATTGATTATTTACTTTAGTTTCAGTAGAAAAAACAGTAAGCTTAATTTAGAGAACTTAGATAACAATCAAGATTAG
- the lpdA gene encoding dihydrolipoyl dehydrogenase: MSSFDVVIIGSGPGGYVSAIRCAQLGFKTAIIEKYSTLGGTCLNVGCIPSKALLSSSHHYAEIKHFADHGIELSGDVKVNLEKMIARKKSVVDQTSGGINFLMDKNKITVYNGLGSFVDATHVAIAKADGTSETIEGKNIIIATGSKPSSLPFIKIDKERIITSTEALALKEVPKHLIIIGGGVIGIELGQVYLRLGAQVSVVEFMDRIVPGMDGALSKELTKVLKKQGMKFYVSHKVKSVERNGDAVTVQAENAKGETITLEGDYSLVSVGRRPYTDGLNADKAGVKISDRGQVEVNDHLQTSASNIYAIGDVVRGAMLAHKAEEEGTMVAEILAGQKPHIDYNLIPGVVYTWPEVAAVGQTEEQLKASGVEYKVGSFPFKALGRARASGDLDGFVKILADAKTDEVLGVHMIGARTADLIAEAVTAMEFKASAEDISRMSHAHPTFAEAIKEAALAATDNRALHV, encoded by the coding sequence ATGAGTTCATTTGACGTAGTTATTATAGGTTCTGGGCCTGGCGGATATGTTTCGGCTATTCGTTGCGCGCAATTAGGTTTCAAAACAGCCATTATAGAAAAATATTCCACTTTAGGAGGAACTTGCTTAAATGTTGGATGTATTCCATCAAAAGCATTATTGTCTTCTTCACATCATTATGCAGAAATTAAGCATTTTGCAGATCATGGAATTGAGCTTTCAGGAGATGTAAAAGTAAATTTAGAGAAAATGATTGCCCGCAAAAAAAGTGTGGTAGATCAAACTTCTGGAGGGATTAATTTCTTGATGGATAAAAATAAAATTACAGTTTACAATGGTTTAGGATCTTTTGTTGATGCAACACATGTTGCTATTGCTAAAGCTGACGGAACATCAGAAACTATTGAAGGTAAAAACATCATTATTGCAACGGGTTCAAAACCATCTTCTTTGCCTTTTATCAAAATAGACAAAGAAAGAATCATTACTTCAACTGAAGCATTAGCTCTTAAAGAAGTTCCAAAACACTTAATCATTATTGGTGGTGGTGTTATCGGTATCGAGTTAGGTCAAGTATATTTACGATTAGGAGCGCAAGTTTCGGTTGTAGAATTCATGGATAGAATTGTTCCGGGAATGGATGGAGCACTGTCTAAAGAGTTGACTAAAGTATTGAAAAAACAAGGAATGAAATTCTACGTTTCGCATAAAGTGAAATCTGTAGAAAGAAACGGAGATGCAGTAACTGTTCAGGCTGAAAATGCCAAAGGTGAAACAATTACTTTAGAAGGAGATTATTCATTGGTTTCTGTAGGTCGTCGTCCGTATACAGATGGATTGAATGCTGATAAAGCAGGAGTTAAAATTTCTGATAGAGGACAAGTAGAAGTAAATGATCATTTACAAACTTCGGCTTCTAATATTTATGCAATTGGAGATGTGGTTCGTGGAGCTATGTTGGCACACAAAGCTGAAGAAGAAGGAACAATGGTTGCTGAAATCTTAGCGGGTCAAAAACCACATATTGATTATAACTTAATCCCAGGTGTAGTTTATACTTGGCCTGAGGTTGCTGCTGTTGGGCAAACAGAGGAGCAATTAAAAGCGTCTGGTGTTGAGTATAAAGTGGGAAGTTTCCCTTTCAAAGCCTTAGGACGTGCTCGTGCGAGTGGAGATCTTGACGGATTTGTAAAAATTCTTGCTGATGCAAAAACTGATGAAGTTCTTGGAGTACACATGATTGGTGCCAGAACGGCTGATTTGATTGCTGAAGCAGTTACTGCAATGGAATTTAAAGCATCTGCAGAAGATATTTCTAGAATGTCACATGCACACCCAACTTTTGCGGAAGCAATAAAAGAAGCAGCATTGGCAGCTACAGATAATAGAGCTTTACACGTATAG
- a CDS encoding DoxX family protein, giving the protein MKIATIIIRSLIGLLLLFASISYFLNLFPEPVLTGNMKLFNDGIKASGYLMPLVKTIEFTCGLSFITGKFNRLTYILLMPITVNIIFTHIFLAPEGIPLASFMILGNLFLIYSKWDSYKGLFVA; this is encoded by the coding sequence ATGAAAATTGCCACTATCATTATCCGCTCATTAATTGGGCTTTTGCTGCTTTTTGCTTCAATAAGCTATTTTCTAAATTTATTCCCAGAACCTGTTTTGACTGGAAATATGAAACTATTCAATGATGGAATAAAAGCTTCCGGTTATTTAATGCCTTTAGTCAAAACAATTGAATTCACTTGTGGATTGTCATTCATTACCGGGAAATTCAACAGACTAACCTATATTCTATTAATGCCTATTACGGTCAATATCATTTTTACACACATTTTTCTAGCTCCGGAAGGCATTCCTCTTGCTTCATTCATGATATTAGGAAATCTGTTTTTGATTTATAGTAAATGGGATAGTTATAAAGGATTATTTGTTGCATAA
- a CDS encoding DUF4349 domain-containing protein produces the protein MIKIAKRCLTLLTVITVLISCKKSEAGEEIADAAIATASDTISSSAAVEKEGSTRKFIRTADLKFKVKNVTQSTYAIENITNKFDGFVTYTNLQSNIIDKFETKVSLDSTLETTRYSVENNITIRVPNKRLDTVIKSIAKQIDFLDFRIIKADDVSLKILSNQLSQKRSSNNEKRIEKAIDTKGKKINDIIDAETKLATQKEQNDNSKLENLSIQDQVNFSTLTIQIYQRESVKQEMVANTQDYNYYKPNIGIRILDSLKTGWYVLQDIIVFLFEIWWLLFITIGGFFLYKKYFKK, from the coding sequence ATGATCAAAATTGCAAAACGATGTTTAACCTTATTAACAGTTATTACTGTACTAATTAGCTGCAAAAAAAGCGAAGCCGGCGAAGAAATAGCCGATGCTGCCATTGCAACAGCAAGCGATACTATTTCTTCCTCCGCTGCAGTTGAAAAAGAAGGCAGTACCCGAAAATTTATTCGTACAGCCGACTTAAAATTCAAAGTTAAAAATGTAACCCAATCTACCTATGCAATTGAAAACATTACCAACAAGTTTGATGGTTTTGTTACTTATACCAATTTACAAAGCAATATTATTGATAAATTTGAAACCAAAGTCAGTCTAGACAGTACTCTTGAAACTACCCGATACAGTGTAGAAAACAATATTACCATTCGGGTTCCCAATAAACGTCTTGATACTGTTATTAAATCCATCGCTAAACAAATTGATTTTTTAGATTTTCGTATTATAAAGGCTGATGATGTTTCTTTGAAAATACTTTCAAATCAACTTTCTCAAAAAAGAAGCAGCAACAATGAGAAAAGAATAGAAAAAGCAATTGATACGAAAGGAAAAAAAATTAACGACATTATAGATGCCGAAACTAAATTAGCTACCCAAAAAGAGCAAAATGACAATTCTAAACTAGAAAATCTGTCTATTCAGGATCAAGTAAATTTTAGTACCCTAACCATTCAGATTTACCAACGCGAGTCAGTCAAACAAGAAATGGTTGCCAATACACAAGATTATAATTATTACAAGCCCAATATTGGAATACGTATACTTGATTCTTTAAAAACCGGTTGGTATGTATTACAAGATATAATTGTTTTTCTATTTGAAATTTGGTGGTTACTATTTATTACTATTGGCGGATTCTTCCTTTATAAAAAGTATTTCAAAAAATAA
- a CDS encoding anthranilate synthase component I family protein has translation MRTSIYKNIEEPLRFKQQLVAWGQQFREITFLDSNSFSDAFSNFDCVLAVDAFTSIKTDYHNAFEDLKQYQQTTKDWLFGYLSYDLKNDVEHLQSNNHDGLNFPDVYFFQPKKLFFLKGNQLEIQYLNMCDDEVDDDFEEIRNYVLSIDVTTNSIAVKQRIIKQNYLDKVSKLLEHIHKGDIYEANFCMEFYAEKAIINPLEKFLKLNEISQAPFTVFLKNNKQFLLSASPERYLKKEGEDLISQPIKGTAKRFLDPVEDEKSKTNLAQDPKERAENIMITDLVRNDLSRTAQKATVVVKELCGIYSFLQVHQMISTIASKIDSRYSAVDALRTTFPMGSMTGAPKLSAMEIIEELEESKRGLYSGAVGYFSPYGDFDFNVVIRSILYNQENQYVSFSVGSAITSLSIPEKEYEECLLKAKAMLEVLK, from the coding sequence TTGAGAACTTCCATTTACAAAAACATAGAAGAGCCTTTGCGGTTCAAGCAACAGCTAGTCGCTTGGGGACAACAATTTCGCGAAATAACTTTTCTGGATAGTAATTCATTTTCTGACGCATTTTCGAATTTCGATTGTGTATTGGCTGTAGATGCTTTTACATCCATAAAAACCGATTACCATAATGCTTTTGAGGACTTAAAGCAATACCAGCAAACAACCAAGGATTGGTTGTTTGGTTATCTGTCTTATGATTTGAAAAATGATGTAGAGCATTTACAATCGAATAATCATGATGGATTAAATTTCCCTGATGTATACTTTTTTCAACCCAAAAAGTTGTTTTTTCTGAAAGGAAACCAGCTCGAAATTCAATACCTAAACATGTGTGATGATGAGGTTGATGATGATTTTGAGGAGATCAGGAATTATGTCCTGAGTATTGACGTTACAACGAATTCAATTGCGGTGAAACAACGAATTATCAAGCAAAATTATCTTGATAAAGTTTCAAAGTTATTAGAGCATATTCATAAGGGAGATATTTATGAAGCTAATTTTTGCATGGAGTTTTATGCTGAAAAAGCTATAATAAATCCTTTGGAAAAATTCTTGAAACTCAATGAAATTTCCCAAGCTCCATTTACTGTGTTTCTCAAGAATAATAAACAATTTTTGCTTTCTGCTTCGCCGGAGCGGTATTTAAAGAAAGAAGGTGAAGATTTAATTTCCCAACCCATAAAAGGAACTGCCAAACGATTTTTGGATCCTGTAGAAGATGAGAAATCTAAAACTAATTTAGCTCAAGATCCCAAAGAACGAGCCGAAAATATTATGATAACAGATTTGGTTCGAAATGATTTGTCTCGAACTGCCCAAAAAGCTACAGTTGTTGTAAAAGAGCTTTGCGGAATCTATTCTTTCTTGCAAGTGCACCAAATGATTTCTACGATAGCGTCAAAAATTGACTCTCGATATTCGGCGGTTGATGCTCTTAGAACAACTTTTCCTATGGGAAGTATGACGGGAGCACCAAAATTATCTGCCATGGAAATCATCGAAGAACTTGAGGAATCTAAAAGAGGTTTATACAGTGGGGCAGTGGGCTACTTTTCGCCTTATGGAGATTTTGATTTTAATGTAGTGATTCGTAGTATTTTGTATAATCAAGAAAATCAATATGTCTCTTTTTCTGTAGGGAGTGCGATAACTTCATTGTCTATTCCTGAAAAAGAATATGAAGAATGTTTGCTTAAAGCCAAAGCAATGCTTGAGGTATTGAAATAA